The Aggregicoccus sp. 17bor-14 genome includes a region encoding these proteins:
- a CDS encoding DoxX family protein — protein sequence MEQARTPLNALRIAVALIQIVHPLHGLWSGGHLGEDIAGFGGFLSSVGLPFGVALAWLTILVQLAACGALLAGRYVVPACLALIGILAAGIVLIHAHEGWFVVGAGRNGVEFSALLIACLASLAWASWPRPSRTRSTAAAR from the coding sequence ATGGAGCAGGCCCGGACGCCGTTGAATGCCCTCCGCATCGCCGTGGCACTGATCCAGATCGTGCACCCGCTGCACGGACTCTGGAGCGGCGGTCACTTGGGCGAGGACATCGCGGGCTTCGGAGGCTTCCTGAGCAGCGTGGGCCTGCCCTTCGGCGTGGCGCTGGCGTGGCTCACCATCCTCGTACAGCTCGCGGCCTGCGGAGCGCTGCTCGCGGGGCGCTACGTGGTGCCTGCCTGCCTCGCCCTCATCGGCATCCTCGCGGCCGGCATCGTGCTCATCCACGCGCACGAGGGCTGGTTCGTCGTGGGCGCGGGGCGCAACGGCGTGGAGTTCAGCGCCCTGCTCATCGCCTGCCTCGCGAGCCTCGCGTGGGCCTCGTGGCCTAGGCCTTCCCGCACACGCTCCACAGCAGCCGCTCGATGA
- a CDS encoding peptidylprolyl isomerase translates to MSDARKWGVGLVLVALGAAGGYAVGAWHGGADAPGAAPARGPAVATFEGGRIDAEAVRERIREEGPLVAETYATPAGLHELVERMAREQVLLAEARKKGYDHRPAVTRQCDGALLEAFLEGEFEAPERARALAPGELESAFTAQKDALSHPAQVRAAQIFLAAPAKDAALRQRQRRAAEALLAEARTALARDPEAFAALARRRSEDPRTRPLGGELPLMTQAQLAAVLGAPAAERAFAGTAPRTVLDQVVEAEDGFRVVAVLERRAASETSLDEARELLEPRVRRERRKQAYDAFVAGLEQRAQVRIDDAALSQLSGAASAGAR, encoded by the coding sequence ATGAGCGATGCGCGCAAGTGGGGCGTGGGCCTGGTGCTGGTGGCGCTGGGGGCGGCAGGTGGCTATGCGGTGGGTGCGTGGCACGGTGGCGCGGACGCTCCCGGTGCCGCGCCCGCGCGCGGCCCAGCGGTGGCCACCTTCGAGGGAGGCCGCATCGACGCGGAGGCCGTGCGCGAGCGGATCCGCGAGGAGGGGCCGCTGGTGGCCGAGACCTACGCGACGCCCGCCGGGCTGCACGAGCTGGTGGAGCGGATGGCGCGCGAGCAGGTGCTGCTCGCCGAGGCGCGCAAGAAGGGCTACGACCACCGCCCCGCGGTGACCCGGCAGTGTGACGGCGCGCTGCTCGAGGCCTTCCTCGAGGGCGAGTTCGAGGCTCCCGAGCGCGCCCGTGCGCTCGCCCCCGGTGAGCTCGAGTCCGCCTTCACGGCCCAGAAGGACGCGCTGTCCCATCCGGCCCAGGTGCGCGCCGCGCAGATCTTCCTCGCGGCGCCCGCGAAGGACGCAGCGCTGCGCCAGCGCCAGCGGCGCGCCGCGGAGGCCCTGCTCGCCGAGGCGCGCACGGCACTCGCCCGCGACCCCGAGGCCTTCGCCGCGCTGGCTCGCCGGCGCTCGGAGGATCCGCGCACCCGGCCGCTCGGGGGGGAGCTCCCCCTCATGACGCAGGCGCAGCTGGCCGCAGTGCTGGGGGCGCCCGCTGCCGAGCGCGCCTTCGCCGGCACGGCGCCACGCACCGTGCTCGACCAGGTGGTCGAGGCGGAGGACGGATTCCGCGTGGTCGCGGTGCTGGAGCGCCGGGCGGCCTCGGAGACCTCTCTGGACGAGGCGCGCGAGCTCCTCGAGCCGCGGGTGCGCCGCGAGCGGCGCAAGCAGGCCTACGACGCCTTCGTGGCCGGGCTGGAGCAGCGCGCACAGGTGCGCATCGACGACGCCGCCCTCTCCCAGCTGAGCGGGGCGGCCTCGGCCGGCGCGCGCTGA
- the holB gene encoding DNA polymerase III subunit delta' codes for MTLASVFGQPRAVEALRAALRGGSVHHAYLFVGPEGVGKELAAVGLAQALTCPEKPLEGCGVCSSCTRIAKGTHPDVLWLMPDAERVERGLAGRSDISGTPSRDIRVEQIRQLQERLSLRGLESPRKLALVASAEAMNTQAQNAFLKTLEEPPSDTTLVLLCSALDRLLPTIRSRCSKVPFGPLPLDFLAQRVQAERKLDPATAALVAVMAGGSLGRALALDVKALGRRKQLITDFEALWGGDALPLLRFAEEHGSSRDDAEQALTILTLWTRDVAVARTGAGAGLANQDLEPLAREVAGRLSEAGLHRRFALLERALGAIVGRNGAPRLQLERMLIEMMEAR; via the coding sequence ATGACGCTGGCCTCGGTGTTCGGACAGCCGCGCGCAGTCGAGGCCCTCCGGGCCGCCCTGCGTGGCGGATCGGTGCACCACGCCTACCTCTTCGTCGGCCCCGAGGGCGTGGGCAAGGAGCTGGCGGCGGTGGGCCTCGCACAGGCACTCACCTGTCCGGAGAAGCCGCTCGAGGGCTGTGGGGTGTGCAGCAGCTGCACGCGCATCGCCAAGGGCACCCACCCCGACGTGCTGTGGCTGATGCCGGACGCCGAGCGCGTGGAGCGCGGGCTCGCGGGGCGCTCGGACATCAGCGGCACCCCCAGCCGCGACATCCGGGTGGAGCAGATCCGCCAGCTGCAGGAGCGCCTCTCGCTGCGCGGGCTCGAGTCCCCGCGCAAGCTGGCCCTCGTCGCGAGCGCGGAGGCGATGAACACCCAGGCGCAGAACGCCTTCCTCAAGACGCTGGAGGAGCCGCCCTCGGACACCACGCTGGTGCTGCTGTGCTCGGCGCTGGATCGCCTGCTGCCCACCATCCGCAGCCGCTGCAGCAAGGTGCCCTTCGGCCCGCTGCCGCTCGATTTCCTCGCCCAGCGCGTGCAAGCCGAGCGCAAGCTGGACCCGGCGACCGCGGCGCTGGTGGCGGTGATGGCCGGCGGCAGCCTCGGGCGCGCGCTCGCGCTGGACGTGAAGGCACTGGGCCGGCGCAAGCAGCTGATCACGGACTTCGAGGCGCTGTGGGGCGGGGACGCGCTGCCGCTCCTGCGCTTTGCCGAGGAACACGGCAGCAGCCGCGACGACGCGGAGCAGGCGCTCACCATCCTCACGCTGTGGACGCGCGACGTGGCGGTGGCGCGCACCGGCGCCGGCGCGGGGCTCGCGAACCAGGACCTGGAGCCGCTCGCGCGCGAGGTGGCCGGCCGCCTCTCCGAGGCCGGGCTGCACCGGCGCTTCGCGCTGCTCGAGCGCGCGCTCGGGGCGATCGTGGGCCGCAACGGAGCGCCGCGCCTGCAGCTGGAGCGGATGCTCATCGAGATGATGGAGGCCCGATGA
- a CDS encoding NRDE family protein — protein MCTVLVLRRVHPTLPLVLAANRDEFYARPARGPEVLLASPRTIGGRDEVRAGTWMGVTDAGLFVGLTNQRTSGPADATRRSRGEVVLRALESGSVDGVERLLDTLAPAEFNPFNLLYGDAERLRVAYARPEGFTREDVPEGLHVLPNDRLDHAGIPKVTRARALVGDVAGLGWEELCERLKGALADHALPPLESVEEPAQGSRFTRELVRQLQALCIHTPAYGTRSSALVALQPGRVAHYLATEGAPCVSPWVDVLPLVYPRG, from the coding sequence ATGTGCACCGTGCTCGTCCTGCGCCGCGTCCACCCCACCCTGCCGCTCGTGCTCGCGGCCAACCGGGACGAGTTCTACGCCCGCCCCGCCCGCGGCCCCGAGGTGCTGCTCGCCTCCCCCCGTACCATCGGCGGCCGCGACGAGGTGCGCGCCGGCACCTGGATGGGCGTCACGGACGCTGGCCTGTTCGTCGGGCTGACGAACCAGCGCACCTCGGGCCCCGCGGATGCGACCCGCCGCTCGCGCGGCGAGGTGGTGCTGCGTGCCCTGGAGAGCGGCAGCGTGGACGGGGTGGAGCGGCTGCTGGACACCCTCGCCCCGGCCGAGTTCAACCCCTTCAACCTCCTGTACGGCGACGCCGAGCGCCTTCGGGTGGCCTATGCGCGGCCCGAGGGCTTCACGCGCGAGGACGTGCCCGAGGGGCTGCACGTCCTGCCCAACGACCGGCTGGACCACGCGGGCATCCCCAAGGTGACCCGCGCCCGGGCGCTCGTCGGGGACGTGGCGGGGCTCGGCTGGGAAGAGCTCTGCGAGCGCCTGAAGGGGGCGCTCGCGGACCACGCCCTGCCTCCGCTCGAGAGCGTGGAGGAGCCCGCCCAGGGCTCGCGCTTCACCCGGGAGCTCGTGCGCCAGCTCCAGGCCCTGTGCATCCACACGCCCGCCTACGGCACGCGCTCCTCCGCGCTCGTGGCGCTGCAGCCCGGGCGCGTGGCGCACTACCTCGCCACGGAGGGCGCCCCCTGCGTGAGCCCGTGGGTGGACGTGCTCCCGCTCGTGTACCCGCGCGGCTGA
- a CDS encoding mechanosensitive ion channel family protein, protein MLPLLQSNLFLFAGALLAVVLLAVRAGTSDALFKRDLRGALALILTFLALRLLSWVVPLEHFPSLGKAIQVSWMLTFAFGMVRVAVSFGLKLLRLRTPVTTPKILRDVIDFTLYALVTVPILRAQLNLDLTGLLATSAVLSVVIGLALQETLGNLFAGLSLQLERPFQVGDYVKVGEYTGLVAQIGWRATRIENFRRESITLPNSLVGKQAIKNFSRGGEPVGQDHYITLSYDAPPNVVKSVLLDVVRSNPLVLQDPPPSVRTNAYEENGIKYMIRYFVTDYLTADSVMEDAYSRLWYRLRRERIEVPFPQRTIRMQQAGAPAGATASPDDGMIEVLQAVDLFAPLPPAELERLRHEVVERRFGRGERILQEGESGHTFYLVASGEVSVRTGRTGAEITRLKRGQYFGEMSLLTGESRSATVVAAEDSVLLEFGRPTFARLFSEHPRLARQLSALLAQRRSQLRAVAEHAGGAEAHPEERRILARLRQIFGLSGD, encoded by the coding sequence GTGCTTCCCCTCCTCCAGAGCAACCTCTTCCTCTTCGCGGGCGCCCTGCTCGCGGTCGTCCTGCTGGCCGTTCGCGCGGGCACCTCCGACGCGCTCTTCAAGCGCGACCTGCGCGGCGCGCTGGCGCTCATCCTCACCTTCCTCGCGCTGAGGCTGCTCTCGTGGGTGGTGCCCCTGGAGCACTTCCCCAGCCTGGGCAAGGCAATCCAGGTCTCCTGGATGCTCACCTTCGCCTTCGGCATGGTGCGCGTCGCCGTGTCCTTCGGGCTGAAGCTGCTGCGGCTGCGCACGCCCGTCACCACGCCGAAGATCCTGCGCGACGTCATCGACTTCACGCTGTACGCGCTCGTCACGGTGCCCATCCTCCGGGCGCAGCTGAACCTGGACCTCACCGGCCTGCTCGCGACCTCTGCGGTGCTCTCGGTGGTCATCGGTCTCGCGCTGCAGGAGACGCTCGGAAACCTCTTCGCGGGCCTGTCGCTGCAGCTCGAGCGCCCCTTCCAGGTGGGCGACTACGTGAAGGTGGGCGAGTACACGGGTCTCGTCGCGCAGATCGGCTGGCGCGCGACGCGCATCGAGAACTTCCGCCGCGAGAGCATCACCCTGCCGAACAGCCTCGTGGGCAAGCAGGCCATCAAGAACTTCTCGCGCGGCGGCGAGCCGGTGGGCCAGGACCACTACATCACCCTGTCCTACGACGCGCCGCCGAACGTGGTGAAGAGCGTGCTGCTCGACGTGGTGCGCAGCAACCCGCTCGTCCTGCAGGACCCGCCGCCTTCGGTGCGCACCAACGCGTACGAGGAGAACGGCATCAAGTACATGATCCGCTACTTCGTGACCGACTACCTCACGGCGGACAGCGTGATGGAGGACGCGTACTCGCGCCTCTGGTACCGGCTGCGGCGCGAGCGCATCGAGGTGCCCTTCCCCCAGCGCACCATCCGGATGCAGCAGGCCGGCGCGCCCGCGGGCGCCACTGCGAGCCCGGATGACGGGATGATCGAGGTGCTGCAGGCGGTGGACCTCTTCGCTCCCCTGCCCCCGGCGGAGCTGGAGCGGCTGCGCCACGAGGTGGTCGAGCGCCGCTTCGGGCGCGGCGAGCGCATCCTCCAGGAGGGCGAGAGCGGCCACACCTTCTACCTCGTCGCCTCGGGCGAGGTGTCCGTGCGCACGGGGCGCACCGGCGCGGAGATCACCCGCCTCAAGCGCGGCCAGTACTTCGGTGAGATGTCGCTGCTCACCGGCGAGTCGCGCTCGGCCACGGTGGTCGCCGCCGAGGACTCGGTACTGCTCGAGTTCGGGCGGCCCACCTTCGCGCGCCTCTTCTCCGAGCACCCGCGCCTCGCGCGCCAGCTCTCCGCGCTGCTCGCCCAGCGCCGCTCGCAGCTGCGCGCGGTCGCGGAGCACGCAGGCGGCGCCGAGGCCCACCCCGAGGAGCGCCGCATCCTCGCGCGCCTGCGGCAGATCTTCGGGCTGTCCGGAGACTGA
- the holA gene encoding DNA polymerase III subunit delta, giving the protein MSVELDDVLAEAKAGKVAPLYLLWGEEYLVRKGADELIKLLVPDAAMGLNLVVLDAASPREAAQELATMPLFPGRKVVLVRDPEFLAPKKGRGDALGKAREAWKAGKRKEGARRLLALAARAGWGVDQLDPDGASAPGVEAWKEELNVDLAEADLAFLREAAAFCREERISAPEGDASALLELFQKGVPPGHALVLAATDVDAKSPLLKLAKEEGRLVERKVASRLKDLDISELAAEFLRPFKKRLGRGAEAALKERVGGNIRLLQSELEKLALYVQSAVIETEDVALLVGHAREEEFLELSDALQKRDLRAALAYAEDAMGQGTHALQLLGAVASITRTLLENHERMNRYAQGAPPRSFDDFKSRIFPKVEQEAKASKGRAPHPYGAFLGMQAAARYGRKELLGALVACAESDLALKSSASGKLVIERLLWSVCGKA; this is encoded by the coding sequence ATGAGCGTGGAGCTCGACGACGTGCTGGCCGAGGCGAAGGCGGGCAAGGTGGCCCCGCTCTACCTGCTCTGGGGTGAGGAGTACCTCGTGCGCAAGGGCGCGGACGAGCTCATCAAGCTGCTCGTGCCGGACGCCGCCATGGGGCTGAACCTGGTGGTGCTGGACGCGGCCTCCCCGCGCGAGGCCGCGCAGGAGCTCGCCACCATGCCCCTGTTCCCCGGGCGCAAGGTGGTGCTGGTGCGAGACCCGGAGTTCCTCGCGCCCAAGAAGGGGCGCGGGGATGCGCTGGGCAAGGCGCGCGAGGCGTGGAAGGCCGGCAAGCGCAAGGAGGGGGCGCGGCGCCTGCTCGCGCTCGCGGCGCGCGCCGGCTGGGGCGTGGACCAGCTGGACCCGGACGGCGCGAGCGCGCCGGGCGTGGAGGCGTGGAAGGAGGAGCTGAACGTGGACCTCGCCGAGGCGGACCTCGCCTTCCTGCGCGAGGCCGCTGCCTTCTGCCGCGAGGAGCGCATCAGCGCCCCGGAGGGCGACGCGAGCGCGCTGCTCGAGCTGTTCCAGAAGGGCGTGCCGCCGGGTCACGCGCTGGTGCTCGCCGCGACCGACGTGGACGCGAAGAGCCCGCTGCTCAAGCTCGCGAAGGAGGAGGGGCGCCTCGTCGAGCGCAAGGTGGCGAGCCGGCTGAAGGACCTGGACATCTCCGAGCTCGCGGCCGAGTTCCTGCGCCCCTTCAAGAAGCGGCTGGGCCGCGGGGCGGAGGCGGCGCTGAAGGAGCGGGTGGGCGGCAACATCCGCCTGTTGCAGAGCGAGCTGGAGAAGCTCGCGCTCTACGTGCAGAGCGCCGTCATCGAGACCGAGGACGTGGCGCTGCTGGTGGGCCACGCGCGCGAGGAGGAGTTCCTCGAGCTCTCGGACGCGCTGCAGAAGCGCGACCTGCGCGCGGCGCTCGCCTATGCCGAGGACGCGATGGGGCAGGGGACGCACGCGCTGCAGCTGCTGGGCGCCGTCGCCTCCATCACCCGCACGCTGCTGGAGAACCACGAGCGGATGAACCGCTACGCGCAGGGCGCGCCCCCGCGCTCCTTCGACGACTTCAAGAGCCGCATCTTCCCCAAGGTCGAGCAGGAGGCGAAGGCGAGCAAGGGCCGCGCGCCGCACCCCTACGGCGCCTTCCTCGGGATGCAGGCGGCGGCGCGCTACGGGCGCAAGGAGCTGCTCGGCGCGCTCGTCGCGTGCGCCGAGTCGGACCTCGCGCTCAAGTCCTCGGCCAGCGGCAAGCTCGTCATCGAGCGGCTGCTGTGGAGCGTGTGCGGGAAGGCCTAG
- a CDS encoding HEAT repeat domain-containing protein, giving the protein MSAEAAALLLGAEQPPRSRAAAARTLAQAASAGEPVPESVRAQLPALLEDAQPEVRRAATVLASALLDGAAREEAVRARLADPEAEVRLEAAGRLADLGEPGLRGALAGMLEDPSFEVRFEAARGIASLGHGAGLEVLVEALDRAPLRFRALGALGELADARALPAVQKLFGRWLLPDFERTQAAGVLARLGEPKGAAHLLARTRKKWSPDRALAAELLGEVQAAGALERLREMVQDAGDVNRGAAARGLGRLGDAAALPWLTALLEDTSAPEDFRQDAAEALCLLGLPEARGAVERALPGFSAEVQAELRQTLQETA; this is encoded by the coding sequence GTGAGCGCGGAGGCCGCTGCGCTGTTGCTCGGGGCCGAGCAGCCGCCCCGCTCGCGCGCCGCGGCCGCCCGCACGCTCGCCCAGGCGGCCAGCGCGGGGGAGCCCGTGCCCGAGTCGGTGCGCGCGCAGCTGCCCGCGCTGCTCGAGGACGCGCAGCCCGAGGTGCGCCGCGCGGCGACGGTGCTCGCGAGCGCGCTGCTGGACGGAGCGGCGCGCGAGGAGGCGGTGCGCGCGCGGCTCGCGGACCCGGAGGCCGAGGTGCGCCTCGAGGCCGCCGGCCGCCTCGCGGACCTGGGCGAGCCGGGGCTGCGCGGCGCACTCGCCGGCATGCTCGAGGACCCGAGCTTCGAGGTGCGCTTCGAGGCGGCGCGCGGCATCGCGTCATTGGGGCATGGGGCGGGGCTCGAGGTGCTGGTGGAGGCGCTGGACCGCGCGCCCCTGCGCTTCCGGGCACTCGGCGCGCTCGGTGAGCTCGCGGACGCGCGCGCGCTGCCCGCGGTGCAGAAGCTTTTCGGCCGCTGGCTGCTGCCGGACTTCGAGCGCACGCAGGCGGCCGGCGTGCTCGCGCGCCTCGGCGAGCCGAAGGGCGCGGCGCACCTGCTCGCGCGCACCCGGAAGAAGTGGAGCCCGGACCGCGCGCTCGCGGCGGAGCTGCTGGGAGAGGTGCAGGCCGCGGGCGCGCTCGAGCGGCTGCGCGAGATGGTGCAGGACGCGGGGGACGTGAACCGGGGCGCTGCGGCGCGCGGGCTCGGCCGGCTGGGAGATGCGGCCGCGCTGCCCTGGCTCACCGCGCTGCTGGAGGACACCTCGGCGCCGGAGGACTTCCGCCAGGATGCCGCCGAGGCTCTGTGCCTGTTGGGACTTCCGGAGGCGCGCGGCGCGGTGGAGCGCGCGCTGCCGGGCTTCTCCGCCGAGGTGCAGGCGGAGCTGAGGCAGACACTGCAGGAGACGGCATGA
- a CDS encoding TatD family hydrolase produces the protein MRLVDSHCHLEPKDYAELPPVLERARAAGLVHAVVVGQFHGPGDWGHTLQVTAAHPEFLSPTMGIHPHEAARAREEDLQALEAMCARPEVRAVGEAGLDYYYDHSPREVQAQVLRRQCALAKAVGKPLVVHVRDAHEDCEAILREEGLTRGIIHCFTGDTAAARRYLDLGFHLSLSGVVTYKKTEALQAAVQYAPLERLLVETDSPYLAPVPHRGRKNEPAHVVETARKVAELKGVSLEEVAAVTTANARAIFSLPI, from the coding sequence ATGAGACTCGTCGATTCACACTGCCACCTGGAGCCGAAGGACTACGCGGAGCTGCCGCCGGTGCTCGAGCGCGCGCGGGCCGCGGGCCTGGTGCACGCGGTGGTGGTGGGGCAGTTCCACGGGCCGGGGGACTGGGGCCACACGCTGCAGGTGACGGCGGCGCACCCGGAGTTCCTCTCGCCCACCATGGGCATCCACCCGCACGAGGCGGCGCGCGCGCGCGAGGAGGACCTGCAGGCGCTCGAGGCGATGTGCGCGCGGCCCGAGGTGCGGGCGGTCGGGGAGGCGGGGCTCGACTACTACTACGATCACTCCCCGCGCGAGGTTCAGGCGCAGGTGCTGCGGCGCCAGTGCGCGCTCGCGAAGGCGGTGGGCAAGCCGCTGGTGGTGCACGTGCGCGACGCGCACGAGGACTGCGAGGCCATCCTGCGCGAGGAGGGGCTCACCCGCGGCATCATCCACTGCTTCACCGGGGACACGGCGGCTGCGCGCCGCTACCTGGACCTGGGCTTCCACCTCTCCTTGTCCGGCGTGGTGACGTACAAGAAGACGGAGGCGCTGCAGGCCGCCGTGCAGTACGCGCCGCTGGAGCGGCTGCTGGTGGAGACGGACAGCCCCTACCTCGCGCCGGTGCCGCACCGCGGGCGCAAGAACGAGCCTGCGCACGTGGTGGAGACGGCGCGCAAGGTGGCGGAGCTGAAGGGCGTGTCGCTGGAAGAGGTGGCCGCGGTCACCACGGCGAACGCCCGCGCGATCTTCTCGCTCCCGATTTGA
- the metG gene encoding methionine--tRNA ligase produces the protein MPQKTLITSALPYANGSVHIGHLVEHIQTDIYVRFLRSCGEDVIALCADDQHGTPIEINAAKQGLKPEDFVARFMEEHQADFRDFDVHYDAYGNTNSPDNRKYAEYIYGQLKAKGDIDRRDIEQFYCETDKRFLPDRFIKGTCPNCGAKDQYGDACEKCGKAYAPTDLIDPRCALCGNPPVRRNSTHLFFTLSKHRDFLAQLLRRPEFVNQGIANQLQQFFEKGLADWDISRDGPYFGFAIPGETDKYFYVWLDAPIGYIAATELWARETGKAKDALAYWAEGSGARIIHNIGKDIVYFHALFWPAVLKVAGLKQPDKLLVHGHLTVNGEKMSKSRGTMVPARAYLDKLDPSYLRYFYAACLGNGPEDLDLSLNDFRLRVNGELVNNILNLANRSLSMLAGPLEGRLAPGGSTGPGRALVEAALARVPEVRAAFERLEYRVAIKAITEIAQTANGFLQAAAPWAKIKTDPEGARADLSDAAEVTYLVGALLAPVVPRVTDKLFAQLGAPPLTFERLASASYPLLDRTRPVGTPAPLLPRLEEAQVNAILGTPAAEAAPAPKKKEKKMKDAAPAGAPADAPAATPTTQASAGAGAAAPAAAPAAAPASEIEYADFAKVVLKVGKVLNAERIPKADKLLKLTIDLGEGSPRTIGSGIAEAYAPEQLVGRNVVVVTNLKPRTIRGIESRGMILSAGSGGKDLSLIDPGDMPPGTEVK, from the coding sequence ATGCCGCAGAAGACCCTCATCACCAGCGCGCTGCCGTACGCGAACGGCTCCGTGCACATCGGCCACCTCGTCGAGCACATCCAGACGGACATCTACGTCCGCTTCCTGCGCTCCTGCGGCGAGGACGTGATCGCCCTGTGCGCGGACGATCAGCACGGCACGCCCATCGAGATCAACGCGGCGAAGCAGGGGCTCAAGCCCGAGGACTTCGTGGCCCGCTTCATGGAGGAGCACCAGGCCGACTTCCGCGACTTCGACGTCCACTACGACGCGTACGGCAACACCAACTCGCCGGACAACCGCAAGTACGCCGAGTACATCTACGGGCAGCTCAAGGCGAAGGGCGACATCGACCGGCGCGACATCGAGCAGTTCTACTGCGAGACGGACAAGCGCTTCCTGCCGGACCGCTTCATCAAGGGCACCTGCCCCAACTGCGGCGCCAAGGATCAGTACGGCGACGCCTGCGAGAAGTGCGGCAAGGCGTACGCGCCCACGGACCTCATCGACCCGCGCTGCGCGCTGTGCGGCAACCCGCCGGTGCGCCGCAACTCCACGCACCTGTTCTTCACGCTGAGCAAGCACCGCGACTTCCTCGCCCAGCTGCTGCGCCGCCCGGAGTTCGTGAACCAGGGCATCGCGAACCAGCTGCAGCAGTTCTTCGAGAAGGGGCTCGCGGACTGGGACATCAGCCGTGACGGTCCCTACTTCGGCTTCGCCATCCCCGGCGAGACGGACAAGTACTTCTACGTCTGGCTGGACGCGCCCATCGGCTACATCGCCGCGACCGAGCTGTGGGCGCGCGAGACGGGCAAGGCGAAGGACGCGCTCGCGTACTGGGCCGAGGGCAGCGGCGCGCGGATCATCCACAACATCGGCAAGGACATCGTCTACTTCCACGCCCTGTTCTGGCCGGCGGTGCTCAAGGTCGCGGGGCTCAAGCAGCCGGACAAGCTGCTGGTGCACGGGCACCTCACCGTGAACGGCGAGAAGATGTCCAAGAGCCGCGGCACCATGGTCCCGGCGCGCGCGTACCTCGACAAGCTGGACCCGAGCTACCTGCGCTACTTCTACGCGGCCTGCCTCGGCAACGGGCCCGAGGACCTGGACCTCTCGCTCAACGACTTCCGCCTGCGCGTGAACGGGGAGCTGGTGAACAACATCCTCAACCTCGCCAACCGCAGCCTCTCCATGCTCGCGGGGCCCCTCGAGGGGCGGCTCGCGCCGGGCGGCAGCACGGGCCCCGGCCGCGCGCTGGTCGAGGCGGCGCTCGCGCGCGTGCCCGAGGTGCGCGCAGCCTTCGAGCGGCTCGAGTACCGCGTGGCGATCAAGGCCATCACCGAGATCGCCCAGACGGCGAACGGCTTCCTGCAGGCCGCAGCCCCCTGGGCGAAGATCAAGACCGACCCCGAGGGCGCGCGCGCGGACCTCTCGGACGCGGCGGAGGTCACCTACCTGGTGGGCGCGCTGCTCGCCCCCGTGGTGCCGCGGGTGACGGACAAGCTCTTCGCCCAGCTCGGCGCGCCGCCGCTCACCTTCGAGCGCCTCGCCTCCGCGAGCTACCCGCTGTTGGACCGCACGCGGCCCGTGGGCACGCCCGCGCCGCTGCTCCCGCGCCTCGAGGAGGCGCAGGTCAACGCCATCCTGGGCACGCCCGCAGCCGAGGCGGCCCCCGCACCCAAGAAGAAGGAGAAGAAGATGAAGGACGCTGCCCCCGCCGGTGCTCCGGCTGACGCGCCCGCTGCGACGCCCACCACCCAGGCCTCTGCGGGCGCTGGCGCCGCGGCTCCGGCCGCCGCGCCCGCTGCTGCCCCCGCGAGCGAGATCGAGTACGCGGACTTCGCCAAGGTGGTGCTCAAGGTGGGCAAGGTGCTCAACGCCGAGCGCATCCCGAAGGCGGACAAGCTGCTCAAGCTCACCATCGACCTGGGCGAGGGCAGCCCCCGCACCATCGGCTCGGGCATCGCGGAGGCCTACGCGCCCGAGCAGCTGGTGGGCCGCAACGTGGTGGTGGTGACCAACCTCAAGCCGCGCACCATCCGGGGCATCGAGAGCCGCGGCATGATCCTCTCGGCCGGCTCCGGGGGGAAGGATCTCTCGCTCATCGATCCCGGCGACATGCCGCCGGGCACCGAGGTCAAGTGA